AAAATTCATAAAACTTATTATTCACTCATTAAAaactaatacttgtatcatttataagttataatattattattagtatcattattagtattataattatattcagtattataattatcattatatgtatcataatcattattattattattattaacattataaatattattatgttcaATGTAATGATTATTAGTACTATGTAATGTCTAAAATCATTAATATAACTAACACTaacaataaaaattaatatatttttatatattattaatatcattacttttattactaatagaattaatttcattattatcattattactaatattaagtattatcattatcatatttatcattacaaatattaatcgggtattactataataactatcttaataaataaatgatatatatatatatatatatatatatatatatatatatatatatatatatatatatatatatatatatatatatatatatgaagataaatattattatatataaaaagagtatgtgaaacataaatatattattaatataaaaataatataactaataaattattatatatataaatttattcacttacaattatgtgtattaataaatatacaaatgatataagttcgtgaatccgaggccaaccctgtattgttcagttgttcaatgttgtcatatgtatttttactacaaaatatattaggtgagtttcatttgccttttcaccctttatatttttaggctgagaatacatgcgcaatttttataaatgtttttacgaaatagacacaagtaatcaaaactacattatatggttgaatgatcgaaatcgaatatgcccctttttattaagtctggtaatctaataattagggaacagacaccctaattgactcgaactctaaagatagatctatcgggcccaacaagccccatccaaagtaccggatgctttagtacttcgaaatttatatcatgtccgaaggaggatcccggaatgatggggatattcttatatgcatattgtgaatgtcggttaccaggtgttcaatccatatgaatgatatttttatctctatgtatgggacgtatgtttatgagaaatggaaatatgaaatcttgtggtctattaaaattatgaaatgattatttatgttaaactagtgaactcaccaaccttttggttgacacttgaaagcatgtttattctcaggtacgaaagaaatcttccgttgtgctcttgctcatcttagagatattaattggagtcattcataacatatttcaaaagacgttgcattcgagtcgttgagttcatcaagcttattattaaatcaattatagtaagatatgttatgaaacggtatacatgtcgtcaactttagatgtaatgaaagattgtcttttcaaaacgaatgcaatgtttgtaaaatgtatcatatagaggtcaagtacctcgcgatgtaatcaactgttatgaatcatttataatcgatatggacttcgtccggatggattaggacgggtcctttcagcttgattgaatcgaaagaggcTCAAGAGAAAGAGTGTGCTGACGTCACTGGTAGTGGTAAGTCAATTGCTGAACAATCTGTTGCAGTAACTGATAGTGATAATAACATGTTACCTGTCAATGATAATAAAGTAAATTCTGATCATTGTGATGATAAGGCTAAAACTACTTCTTATGCTAGTATTATTAAGAAAGGAGAACTTAATATGAAAATGAATTATGTTGCTCCTGTTATTGATGATAATGGTAATGAATTTGTGATTTTTAAGAATGATTTTGTGGAGGAAAGTAGGCAACGATGGAAACTGACTGCATGTAGATACACTATTGGCTGTAATATGTCTTACAATGCATTAAGTTTCAATCTAAGAAGAATGTGAAGTAAATTTAGTTTGAAAGATATCATCATGGACTGCAAACACATATGCTATTTCAAGTTTGATAATGAGCAGGGGATCAACAAGGTCATTGAATGCAGTCCATGGATGGTGAATGGTAAACCACTTCTTGTTCAACAATGGGACCCTGAACTTACATTCGAAAAGGTTGATCCAATTAAGGTGCCAATTTGGGTCAAATTTAAAGAGGTACCATTTGAGGCATGGGATGTTAGGGGTTAAGTGCTATTGCAAGTAGGGTTGGGAAACCTATGTCCATGGATACTCTTACAGCAAATATGTGTCATACAGGAAGTGGGAGAGCAGGATTTGCTAGAATAATGGTTGAGGCTGAGGCTGAGGCTGATAAAGGTTTAGTTGAGCAGGTTGAAATTAAGTATAAAGATAAGGATCAGCAAATTAAAGGTATTAAGAAAGTGTTAGTTGAGTATGACTGGAAACCTGATATTTGTGAGCACTGTAAAGTTTTTGGGCATCATTTTAAGGAATGCAAAGTGAGGCCTAGAACTGAAGATGAGCTGAAAACAATTACTAAGACAGATACCAGTCCAAAGGATAATGGCTATGTAGAGGTTAAAAAGAGGAATAATATGCAGAAGGTAACCAAGAATCAAACTACTAGTCAAGTGCTTAGGACTGCTGCAGTATATAAACCTAAAATTCCAGTTTCTACAAATAGGTTTGATGTACTCAATCAAGTTGAAGTAAACATGACTGGAAAGTTCTCAAAGGTTGACCAATTTATTAAGAAGAAAAAACAACCTACCCTGCAGGAATCTAAAGACTGGACAAATGAAATGTTTCTATATTTCAAAGAAAAATGGGAACAAATGCAAGTTATTGAGCCTGATGAATACAGTGAAGATGTGATTAATGATGGGATTGAGAATGTATTGGATAATGAATTGAAACGGATGGATGATAGCATCCTAATTCAATCTCAATGAGGAATAAAGAATTTAGGATTGCCTCTTGGAATATTAGAGGCATGAGCACTTTGGATAAGCAATCTGAAGTGAAGAATTTGATAAAAGATGAAGAATTAAGTATGTGTGTTGTTCTTGAGACACATTTAAAAAGTAATAGTTTAAATAAAGCATGTGCAAATGTCTTTCATAATTGGAAATGGCACTCCAATATCCAATATAGTCAAAATAGCTGTAGAATTATTGTGGGATGGGATGATAGTAAAGTAAATGTTATGGTCATCAGTTCTACAAAACAAGTTATTTTCTGTTTGGTGGAAATCATAAGTACTAAAGAAAGGATGTATTGTAGTTTTGTTTATGCATGTAACAAAGGTAAGGATAGACTTCCAGTATGGAAAGATCTTGAATTACAAAAGATAATTACCCAAAAGCAGCCATGGTTCATATTGAGTGATTTCAATGTTACTAGGTCTTTGAATGAGCATTCTTCTGGAAGTTCAATGCTAACTGAGGACATGAGGGATTTCAATAATTGCATAAATGAGATTGAGGTGGAGGATTTAAATAGTTCTGGATTCCTTTTTACTTGGACAAAATCTTTGAAAAATCCAAGATGTGGTACCTTGAAAAAGCTAGATAGAATTTTGGTTAATGATGAGGTTATGAAATCTATTCCACAAGCTCATGGTATCTTTCTCCCTTATGTTATATCTGATCATAGCCCAGCCATTCTTTGCATCCCAGATTATATAGTTTGTAAACCTAAATCCTTTAGGTTTATGAATTATATCACAGAAAAGGAAAATTTTTTGCACATAGTTGAAAAGGGATGGAACACTGAAGTAGTTGGATGTGAGATGTACTGCCTTCTTAAGAAACTAAAAGGGTTGAAACATGAGTTGAAAAAGTTAAATTGGATTAATGGCAATACATTTGATAAGGTCAAAGAACTTAAGAAGAAGGTGAAGGATATTCAAGGAAAGATTGATAGTGATCCTCATAATATTAGCTTTAGAGAAGAGGCTGTTAGGGTGTTAAAAGAATATGATGATGCAAAGCATGATGAATTCCAGATTCTGCAACAAAAAACAAAAATCAAATGGTTAAGTGAAGGTGATAAAAACACAAAGTTTTTTCATAAAATCTTAAAAAGTAGAAAGCAGAAATCTAGAATTGAGAGTGTTTATGATGAAAGTGGTAACAGATTTTATGGTGATGAGGTGGCAGAGCAGTTTGTAAATCATTTTAAGGAAtttttgggtaaaactgataatgtTACTCCTTTAGAAGAAATGGGTGATATCTTTTCTGTGACTCTTACTCCAAATGAAGCTGCAACCATGGTTGCTGATGTATCTAATGAAAAAATCAAAGAGGCTATTTTTGATATTGAAAGTGAAAAGGCAGCTGGTCCAGATGGGTACACTTCACAATTCTTTAAAAAAGCATGGGACATTGTGGGTAATGATGTTTGCAAGGCCATTAAGGAATTTTTCATTAATGGGGAATTAATAGGTGGAATTAACTTTACATTAATATCTTTAATTCCCAAATTAGAGACTCCCAATAAAGTCTCTGACTTCAGACCAATTGCATGTTGCAATGTTCTTTATAAAGGCATTAGCAAGGCTATTGTTAATAGAATGAAGAAAGGGCTTGCAAAATTAGTTAATGTGAATCAAAGTGCTTTTATTCCGGGTAGAAATATTCAGGATAACATTCTTGTGACTCAGGAGCTACTAAAAGGTTATAATAGAATTCAAGGCTCAAGAAGGTGTGCTCTCAAAATTGACTTACAAAAAGCTTATGACACTGTGAGTTGGTCTTTATTGCAGGCTGTTTTAGTTAAATTTGGATTTCATGAAAAAATGGTTGGGTGGATTATGAAGTGTGTTTCCAATACCAAGTTTTCCATCTGTATCAATAATGAGATTAAGGTTTACTTTAATGGAGGCAGGGGTTTAAGGCAAGGTGATCCCTTATCACCTTACCTATTTACTCTAGTAATGGAGATTCTGCAGCTTATTCTTGCACACAGAATAAATGGTAACCCTGATTTTAAGTATCATGTAGGATGTAAAAGAATGAAACTTACCCATGTCTGTTTTGCTGATGATTTACTGATGTTGTGTCATGCTGATGTGAAATCCATTAAAGTTATCAAACAAGCTTTGGAGGATTTTAGCTAAGTCTCAGGCCTGCTGCCAAATATTAATAAAAGCACAGTATTCTTTGGAAGTGTCAATATGGGCCTGCAAAAAGAATTGACACAGATCATTCCTTTTAAAGTGGGTAAACTTCCTGTAAAGTATCTTGGTGTGCCTCTTTTAGCAAAAAGGCTAGGTGTTATAGATTGTAAAGAGATTATTGATAAGATAAAAAAGAGAATTGATAATTGGAAAACAAAGCATCTTTCATATGCTGGAAGGTTACAACTCATTGCCTCTGTGCTTTCATCTATGTGTATATATTGGGCTTCTGTGTATAAGTTTCCTATTACAGTTGTTAATGAAATTGAGAGTATTATTAAAGCTTTCTTGTGGAGTCATGGGGACAATGTGAAAGGGAAGGCTAAAGTGGCATGGAAAATCATTTCTACTCCTAAAAATCAGGGGGGTTTGGGCTTAAAACCTCTTAAGGAATGGGATGATATCCTTCTTCTTAAATAACTATGGAAACTAATTGAGAAGAAAGAGTCATTGTGGTTCAATTGGGTGAATCTGGTAAAATTAAAGGGTAAGTCTATATGGGAGATTGAAGTGAAGCAGAATGATAGTTGGGGATGGAAGCAACTCTTAGCCATGAGGGACAGAGTCAAAAATCATGTTCATGTTGATAATGATGGTGGGATCTCCTGGATTACAAGTAAAGGCAAACTAGTTCCATTTAAAACTAGTCAAGTATGGGAAGATCTTAGACCTAATTTGGCAATTGTTCCTTGGCATCAGGTAGTGTGGTTCCCTCAAGCTAATCCAAAACATGCATTCATTATGTGGCTTGTAATTTGTGGAAGGCTTACTACACAAGATAAGTTGGGGAAATGGTACCCAAACAAATGTTTTAGCTGTGTATTATGTGGGAAGGAGGAAGATTCTATCAAGCATTTGTTCTTTGCTTGTGAGTATTCAAAAAAGGTTTGGTTAGAGATTAAAAATTACCTTATATTTCGAGGCCTGCCTTCCAATATTCATGACATTGTACATACTCTTGCTGGTTTCCCTCTTAGAAATCAAATTTGGGATGTCATAAATAGAATCTCCATTGCTGCTACTGTATATCACATATGGCAGGAAAGAAACTGTAGGATTTTCAAAGGAGGAAGAAGACCTGAAAAGGAAATTGTACAGTGTATTGTGGATGGTATTCGTATGAAGTTATCAACCCTTTTTGTTAAAAATTCTTCTGCCATTCGGATGGCTGCGAAGAAATGGGGCATGGATCTGGATGCTGGCAGATTGAAGATGAAGAATGGATAATTGCATTTGTAGTTTGGTCAATTTTCTAGGGCTTAAGTCAATGTTAGTCCTAGGTTTGattgatttttatatttttgtcaTTTTGTTGTTGGGGTTATGGATATTCCCTGCCCATGTATTGTATTGGTTTTCTAAAAATCAATAAAAAAGCTtttcggtaaaaaaaaaaaatctgtacaACATATCTTTTACATCAGCTAATGCTACCTTCATATTTGTTCGGACCTCATCAAATATTCATGGGTGGGTCATCTTATAGTCATCCAATTCGGTCATTACAATAATCTCCATTGTTGGTGTCTCAAGAGGAGTTACAGCATCTGTAACCTTGTCTTGTAATCTGTATACACCACAAATAGATGTAACTTAAATTCGGTTGGGAGCAAATCAAAAGGAATATAGTCTGACTGGTTTGGTGACACAATTTTTTTTTATCATGATATTTACTCTGATATGAAAGATGCAATCGGTTCAAGTTCTTGATCGGTGAAGATACGACAACCAAAGAGTTTGTTGCTGACTTAAGGCATACCTGTTATAAAAAATTGTCACAAATAATAAAGTTCTATACTATTAACATACAATGCAGATTTGTTTTAGATTATTTTAatgtatttaaatttatattattgaTTTACATAATTAATCTTGCGAATACATTATCCTAAAATAATGTAAATTATCCGAAAATTGAATTTAAATTATATTTAACTCAATGTCAAGCTTATATCAAGTTTTCAGTTGCTTTGATATGTTCCGCTTATATCCT
This genomic window from Rutidosis leptorrhynchoides isolate AG116_Rl617_1_P2 chromosome 2, CSIRO_AGI_Rlap_v1, whole genome shotgun sequence contains:
- the LOC139890470 gene encoding uncharacterized protein, whose protein sequence is MRDRVKNHVHVDNDGGISWITSKGKLVPFKTSQVWEDLRPNLAIVPWHQVVWFPQANPKHAFIMWLVICGRLTTQDKLGKWYPNKCFSCVLCGKEEDSIKHLFFACEYSKKVWLEIKNYLIFRGLPSNIHDIVHTLAGFPLRNQIWDVINRISIAATVYHIWQERNCRIFKGGRRPEKEIVQCIVDGIRMKLSTLFVKNSSAIRMAAKKWGMDLDAGRLKMKNG